The following DNA comes from sulfur-oxidizing endosymbiont of Gigantopelta aegis.
AATCTTGAACTGCGACCGATTCAAATGTCGCTTCGATGGTATTCTGACTATTATAGCAAACAGTTATCAGTGAAATTCTCAAAATAAAGCCTTAGTATAATAAATATCTTTAGTTTACTATTTTTCCAGTAGTTTTAGAAATTTCTGCACCACCTCATCCCAACTCGCAGGAAGTTTAGCCAATGCAATCGACCAATCCGGTTGCCATCCAGTTGCTAATTTACATCTTAATAAAACAAGTGCTTTTATCGCTGACACAGGGTCATCAGGATCAAAGTAAATTGCCTGCTCTCCGCAAACACAATGTGCATAATCTAAGTCTGCACAAACAATTGGCAGACCACAAATCATTGCTTCAATTAAAGGTAATCCATAACTTTCAGTTAAGGAGGGGAAAAAAAGTGCATCCACAGACTGATAATACTCACCACATGCCTGACTAGATAGTCTCCCCAAATTATTGACCCACATTGGAAAATGTCTTTTTTCCTCATATTTAAGTGTAATACACATTTCATTAATCAGTTGACTCGATTCCTCAAAGTTTTCCATGTCATTCAGAATCTTATGATTTTTATGAGGGTAGCCTGCTGCCGGATAAAAAAGTGCTTGATTACCCACAAAGCTCCGCCATATTTCGATAACTATACTATAATTATACTATAATTATACTATAATTATACTATAATTAAAGTATAGATTATGTGTGGAGTAGAATGATGTCAAAAAATAAAATTCAGTTTCAAGAAGGTTATAGTTTATTTGAGCTTTTTAATGATTATGGCACTGACAAACAGTGCCGACAAGCCTTATTTAAATGGAAATTTCCTGATGGATTTGTTTGCCCAGAGTGTGGCAATAAGACTTATTGCACTCTAGAACATCGCCATCTTTATCAGTGCCACCATTGTCATCATCAGACATCAGCAACCTGTGGGACAATATTTGATAGTACCAAACTGCCTTTATCTAAGTGGTTTTTAGCGATTCATCTTATGACTCAATTGAAGACAGCGGTTTCAGCATTAGAATTAAAGAGACAGCTTAAGGTAAGCTACAATACAGCCTGGAGTATGAAACAAAAGATCATGCAGGTTATGAAAGAACGTGATGACAGTAAACCTTTATCAGGCATCATTCAAATTGATGATGCCTACTGGGGTGGTGAGCACAGAGGCGGCTCCAGAGGTCGTGGTTCAGAAAATAAAA
Coding sequences within:
- a CDS encoding IS1595 family transposase → MSKNKIQFQEGYSLFELFNDYGTDKQCRQALFKWKFPDGFVCPECGNKTYCTLEHRHLYQCHHCHHQTSATCGTIFDSTKLPLSKWFLAIHLMTQLKTAVSALELKRQLKVSYNTAWSMKQKIMQVMKERDDSKPLSGIIQIDDAYWGGEHRGGSRGRGSENKTPFVAAVSTNEDGHPIAMNLNVLKGFKSSEIKRWAQTHLTPGSTVYSDGLNCFPAVKEADCKHVPIVTGGGAASVDKIEFIWVNTMIGNIKNSMKGSYHSINSKHLPRYLAEFCYRFNRRFNLKDMMPRFLCVAMKTPPMNGKLLKMAELYG
- a CDS encoding glycosyltransferase, whose amino-acid sequence is MGNQALFYPAAGYPHKNHKILNDMENFEESSQLINEMCITLKYEEKRHFPMWVNNLGRLSSQACGEYYQSVDALFFPSLTESYGLPLIEAMICGLPIVCADLDYAHCVCGEQAIYFDPDDPVSAIKALVLLRCKLATGWQPDWSIALAKLPASWDEVVQKFLKLLEK